One part of the Phragmites australis chromosome 3, lpPhrAust1.1, whole genome shotgun sequence genome encodes these proteins:
- the LOC133911480 gene encoding uncharacterized protein LOC133911480 isoform X2 gives MAPDPSSEHIVTPKTAAKDEASCSLQTPPKVSPDEMRAVARKFADQPIQDTEPGVWAVLTAISKKARLRPQGINILLSADEHCLGRAVEERFQICAPQSAPQISGRHCKIYRDTVLGELSRHEPVPVLLKDTSSNGTFINWRKLKKNSSPVKLNHGDIISFTTPPHDDASYAFVYREVNAVSCVENGGTIHKRKSGECSSGSKRLKGLGIGSPDGPVSLDDVRRLEKSNADLREQLEAHVVTIETLRTERKMAQVQHEKELKELRETTLSSYLDQTKSLQLALEEKQKQLDSLSTSNTELQNSIKDLDERLSASKQSRVDADEIILSQKAVISELEGQLSEERNLRREERDKAAQDLKSALHKVQAEAQEEIKRQEESYLRQQREQKEVITKLQESEKETRLLVEMLRSKLEDARENLVTSDKRVRELEAQLQDEQLVSANNRKRSDNLETELRKLKKELENEKAAREEAWAKVSALELEIAGTIRDLSIEKQRYQGARERIILRETQLRSFYSTTEEISALFAKQQEQLKAMQRTLEDEENYENTLMNVDLNKVPLATVAADDARLKPVDYSRNIMEASGASTENTQVSEHSSSDEDAKMTKQLDGGSGEGGSTQGLECTSPERSPERSRSDFHGDPVATAPEREATDTEQIPETESQAGNVCCDDQDSNLQRCDDMGGETIPLEDELQPQENEETTPLLEDGGQPQAIEEPVLIPKDPIGHCSEGKHEDEGSESKREDTHVGTIGTTDLLTSEVAGSWAVETAPSVNGENESPSSLGDMAAGDAMGQDNTDGGSMAADALLTLVNSDGQAAGSQNNVDHVVSKITDHHRVLSAMIGIVDPDFQKQISGSGIGNNEPMSDAETEEGSEEDDTDGDSGEAMVEDSVG, from the exons ATGGCGCCGGACCCGTCCAGCGAGCACATTGTGACGCCGAAGACGGCGGCCAAGGACGAGGCCTCCTGCTCCTTGCAGACGCCGCCGAAGGTCTCCCCCGACGAGATGCGCGCAGTGGCGCGCAAGTTTGCCGACCAGCCTATCCAGGATACCGAGCCCGGCGTCTGGGCCGTCCTCACGGCCATCTCCAAGAAGGCCCGCCTCCGGCCCCAG GGAATTAACATTCTTTTGAGTGCCGACGAGCATTGCCTAGGACGCGCCGTTGAGGAGCGATTTCAGATTTGTGCTCCTCAATCTGCTCCGCAGATCAGTGGGAGGCATTGCAAGATTTATAGGGACACTGTGTTGGGGGAGCTGAGCCGCCACGAGCCTGTCCCTGTTTTGCTCAAGGACACAAG CTCAAATGGCACATTCATCAACTGGAGAAAGCTCAAGAAAAATTCATCTCCGGTCAAGCTTAATCATGGTGATATTATATCATTTACAACACCTCCTCACGATG ATGCTTCCTATGCATTTGTCTACCGTGAAGTTAACGCGGTCAGTTGTGTAGAGAATGGAGGTACCATTCATAAAAGGAAGTCAG GGGAGTGTAGTTCCGGAAGCAAGAGGCTAAAGGGCCTTGGTATTGGTTCTCCTGATGGCCCTGTTTCACTAGATGATGTTCGGAGACTAGAAAAGTCTAATGCT GATCTCAGGGAACAACTTGAGGCACACGTTGTGACAATTGAGACTTTGAGAACTGAAAGAAAAATGGCTCAAGTCCAGCATGAAAAG GAACTCAAGGAGTTGAGAGAAACTACATTGAGTTCATATCTTGATCAAACTAAATCTCTTCAGCTAGCACTCGAGGAGAAGCAAAAACAACTAGATTCACTTAGTACATCAAATACAGAGTTACAGAATTCCATAAAAGATCTGGATGAAAGGCTTAGTGCATCTAAGCAATCACGTGTCGATGCTGATGAGATAATTTTGAG CCAGAAAGCAGTTATATCTGAGCTTGAGGGACAGCTAAGTGAGGAGAGAAACTTAAGAAGAGAGGAGCGTGATAAGGCTGCACAGGACTTAAAATCTGCATTGCATAAAGTGCAAGCTGAGGCTcaagaagaaattaagagaCAGGAAGAGTCTTACCTTAGACAACAAAGGGAACAGAAAGAAGTTATTACCAAGCTTCAG GAATCAGAAAAAGAAACTCGCTTGCTTGTGGAAATGTTGAGGTCCAAACTG GAAGACGCTCGAGAGAACCTTGTAACATCTGATAAAAGGGTAAGAGAGCTGGAAGCACAACTTCAGGATGAGCAGCTAGTATCTGCTAACAACCGAAAG AGATCAGATAATCTGGAGACTGAACTGAGAAAACTGAAGAAAGAACTTGAAAATGAGAAG GCTGCTCGGGAAGAAGCATGGGCAAAGGTCTCAGCTCTTGAGCTTGAAATAGCTGGAACAATCAGAGATTTATCAATTGAGAAACAGAGGTACCAAGGAGCTAGAGAACGAATTATTTTACG AGAGACTCAGCTGCGTTCTTTCTATTCAACTACAGAAGAAATCTCTGCTCTATTTGCAAAACAGCAGGAACAGCTGAAAGCTATGCAGAGAactttggaggatgaagagaacTATGAGAACACCTTAATGAATGTTGATCTTAATAAAGTGCCACTAGCAACTGTAGCCGCTGATGATGCCCGTTTGAAGCCAGTAGACTACTCgagaaatataatggaagcctctGGTGCTTCAACAGAGAATACCCAGGTAAGTGAACATAGTTCCAGTGATGAAGATGCCAAGATGACCAAGCAGCTGGATGGTGGTTCTGGTGAAGGTGGAAGCACTCAAGGCCTAGAGTGCACTAGTCCAGAAAGGTCACCGGAGAGATCCAGGTCCGATTTTCATGGTGATCCTGTTGCTACAGCTCCTGAGAGGGAGGCAACTGATACTGAGCAAATTCCTGAGACAGAAAGCCAAGCTGGTAATGTTTGCTGCGATGATCAGGATTCAAACCTTCAAAGATGTGACGATATGGGAGGAGAGACTATACCGCTAGAAGATGAACTGCAGCCGCAAGAAAATGAGGAAACTACCCCATTGCTCGAAGATGGAGGGCAGCCACAAGCAATTGAGGAGCCTGTTCTGATCCCCAAAGATCCTATTGGTCACTGTTCTGAAGGAAAACATGAGGATGAAGGCTCCGAGAGCAAACGGGAGGACACCCATGTTGGAACAATTGGAACAACTGACCTGTTGACCTCAGAAGTTGCTGGCAGCTGGGCAGTGGAAACAGCTCCCTCTGTGAATGGGGAGAATGAATCTCCTAGTAGCTTGGGAGACATGGCTGCTGGCGATGCTATGGGGCAGGACAATACTGACGGAGGAAGCATGGCAGCTGATGCTTTGCTAACTTTGGTGAACTCAGATGGCCAAGCGGCTGGGAGTCAGAATAATGTCGACCATGTCGTTTCCAAAATAACTGATCACCATCGTGTTCTTAGTGCCATGATTGGAATAGTCGACCCTGATTTCCAGAAGCAAATCTCGGGAAGTGGCATTGGAAATAACGAACCAATGTCTGATGCCGAGACAGAGGAAGGCAGCGAGGAAGATGATACAGATGGTGATAGTGGTGAGGCTATGGTTGAGGATTCTGTTGGATAG
- the LOC133911480 gene encoding uncharacterized protein LOC133911480 isoform X1 — protein MAPDPSSEHIVTPKTAAKDEASCSLQTPPKVSPDEMRAVARKFADQPIQDTEPGVWAVLTAISKKARLRPQGINILLSADEHCLGRAVEERFQICAPQSAPQISGRHCKIYRDTVLGELSRHEPVPVLLKDTSSNGTFINWRKLKKNSSPVKLNHGDIISFTTPPHDDASYAFVYREVNAVSCVENGGTIHKRKSGECSSGSKRLKGLGIGSPDGPVSLDDVRRLEKSNADLREQLEAHVVTIETLRTERKMAQVQHEKELKELRETTLSSYLDQTKSLQLALEEKQKQLDSLSTSNTELQNSIKDLDERLSASKQSRVDADEIILSQKAVISELEGQLSEERNLRREERDKAAQDLKSALHKVQAEAQEEIKRQEESYLRQQREQKEVITKLQESEKETRLLVEMLRSKLEDARENLVTSDKRVRELEAQLQDEQLVSANNRKRSDNLETELRKLKKELENEKQAAREEAWAKVSALELEIAGTIRDLSIEKQRYQGARERIILRETQLRSFYSTTEEISALFAKQQEQLKAMQRTLEDEENYENTLMNVDLNKVPLATVAADDARLKPVDYSRNIMEASGASTENTQVSEHSSSDEDAKMTKQLDGGSGEGGSTQGLECTSPERSPERSRSDFHGDPVATAPEREATDTEQIPETESQAGNVCCDDQDSNLQRCDDMGGETIPLEDELQPQENEETTPLLEDGGQPQAIEEPVLIPKDPIGHCSEGKHEDEGSESKREDTHVGTIGTTDLLTSEVAGSWAVETAPSVNGENESPSSLGDMAAGDAMGQDNTDGGSMAADALLTLVNSDGQAAGSQNNVDHVVSKITDHHRVLSAMIGIVDPDFQKQISGSGIGNNEPMSDAETEEGSEEDDTDGDSGEAMVEDSVG, from the exons ATGGCGCCGGACCCGTCCAGCGAGCACATTGTGACGCCGAAGACGGCGGCCAAGGACGAGGCCTCCTGCTCCTTGCAGACGCCGCCGAAGGTCTCCCCCGACGAGATGCGCGCAGTGGCGCGCAAGTTTGCCGACCAGCCTATCCAGGATACCGAGCCCGGCGTCTGGGCCGTCCTCACGGCCATCTCCAAGAAGGCCCGCCTCCGGCCCCAG GGAATTAACATTCTTTTGAGTGCCGACGAGCATTGCCTAGGACGCGCCGTTGAGGAGCGATTTCAGATTTGTGCTCCTCAATCTGCTCCGCAGATCAGTGGGAGGCATTGCAAGATTTATAGGGACACTGTGTTGGGGGAGCTGAGCCGCCACGAGCCTGTCCCTGTTTTGCTCAAGGACACAAG CTCAAATGGCACATTCATCAACTGGAGAAAGCTCAAGAAAAATTCATCTCCGGTCAAGCTTAATCATGGTGATATTATATCATTTACAACACCTCCTCACGATG ATGCTTCCTATGCATTTGTCTACCGTGAAGTTAACGCGGTCAGTTGTGTAGAGAATGGAGGTACCATTCATAAAAGGAAGTCAG GGGAGTGTAGTTCCGGAAGCAAGAGGCTAAAGGGCCTTGGTATTGGTTCTCCTGATGGCCCTGTTTCACTAGATGATGTTCGGAGACTAGAAAAGTCTAATGCT GATCTCAGGGAACAACTTGAGGCACACGTTGTGACAATTGAGACTTTGAGAACTGAAAGAAAAATGGCTCAAGTCCAGCATGAAAAG GAACTCAAGGAGTTGAGAGAAACTACATTGAGTTCATATCTTGATCAAACTAAATCTCTTCAGCTAGCACTCGAGGAGAAGCAAAAACAACTAGATTCACTTAGTACATCAAATACAGAGTTACAGAATTCCATAAAAGATCTGGATGAAAGGCTTAGTGCATCTAAGCAATCACGTGTCGATGCTGATGAGATAATTTTGAG CCAGAAAGCAGTTATATCTGAGCTTGAGGGACAGCTAAGTGAGGAGAGAAACTTAAGAAGAGAGGAGCGTGATAAGGCTGCACAGGACTTAAAATCTGCATTGCATAAAGTGCAAGCTGAGGCTcaagaagaaattaagagaCAGGAAGAGTCTTACCTTAGACAACAAAGGGAACAGAAAGAAGTTATTACCAAGCTTCAG GAATCAGAAAAAGAAACTCGCTTGCTTGTGGAAATGTTGAGGTCCAAACTG GAAGACGCTCGAGAGAACCTTGTAACATCTGATAAAAGGGTAAGAGAGCTGGAAGCACAACTTCAGGATGAGCAGCTAGTATCTGCTAACAACCGAAAG AGATCAGATAATCTGGAGACTGAACTGAGAAAACTGAAGAAAGAACTTGAAAATGAGAAG CAGGCTGCTCGGGAAGAAGCATGGGCAAAGGTCTCAGCTCTTGAGCTTGAAATAGCTGGAACAATCAGAGATTTATCAATTGAGAAACAGAGGTACCAAGGAGCTAGAGAACGAATTATTTTACG AGAGACTCAGCTGCGTTCTTTCTATTCAACTACAGAAGAAATCTCTGCTCTATTTGCAAAACAGCAGGAACAGCTGAAAGCTATGCAGAGAactttggaggatgaagagaacTATGAGAACACCTTAATGAATGTTGATCTTAATAAAGTGCCACTAGCAACTGTAGCCGCTGATGATGCCCGTTTGAAGCCAGTAGACTACTCgagaaatataatggaagcctctGGTGCTTCAACAGAGAATACCCAGGTAAGTGAACATAGTTCCAGTGATGAAGATGCCAAGATGACCAAGCAGCTGGATGGTGGTTCTGGTGAAGGTGGAAGCACTCAAGGCCTAGAGTGCACTAGTCCAGAAAGGTCACCGGAGAGATCCAGGTCCGATTTTCATGGTGATCCTGTTGCTACAGCTCCTGAGAGGGAGGCAACTGATACTGAGCAAATTCCTGAGACAGAAAGCCAAGCTGGTAATGTTTGCTGCGATGATCAGGATTCAAACCTTCAAAGATGTGACGATATGGGAGGAGAGACTATACCGCTAGAAGATGAACTGCAGCCGCAAGAAAATGAGGAAACTACCCCATTGCTCGAAGATGGAGGGCAGCCACAAGCAATTGAGGAGCCTGTTCTGATCCCCAAAGATCCTATTGGTCACTGTTCTGAAGGAAAACATGAGGATGAAGGCTCCGAGAGCAAACGGGAGGACACCCATGTTGGAACAATTGGAACAACTGACCTGTTGACCTCAGAAGTTGCTGGCAGCTGGGCAGTGGAAACAGCTCCCTCTGTGAATGGGGAGAATGAATCTCCTAGTAGCTTGGGAGACATGGCTGCTGGCGATGCTATGGGGCAGGACAATACTGACGGAGGAAGCATGGCAGCTGATGCTTTGCTAACTTTGGTGAACTCAGATGGCCAAGCGGCTGGGAGTCAGAATAATGTCGACCATGTCGTTTCCAAAATAACTGATCACCATCGTGTTCTTAGTGCCATGATTGGAATAGTCGACCCTGATTTCCAGAAGCAAATCTCGGGAAGTGGCATTGGAAATAACGAACCAATGTCTGATGCCGAGACAGAGGAAGGCAGCGAGGAAGATGATACAGATGGTGATAGTGGTGAGGCTATGGTTGAGGATTCTGTTGGATAG
- the LOC133911482 gene encoding probable LRR receptor-like serine/threonine-protein kinase At1g12460, whose translation MRRSSRAAASAAAAAALLVVMVLHWAGGARVEAATDAERRILLEFKAAITSDPHGVLASWTPSGDPCLDFAGVTCDTSSGAVQRLRIHGAGIAGTLAPSLARLPALESISLFGNRLTGGVPRSFSALAPTLHKLNLSRNALSGEIPPFLGAFPWLRLLDLSYNAFSGEIPAALFDPCLRLRYLSLAHNDLTGPVPPGIANCSRLAGFDFSYNRLSGELPDRVCAPPEMNYMSVRSNSLSGDIAGKLSTCGSIDLFDVGSNQFSGAAPFALLGLVNITYFNVSSNAFDGEIPNIATCGSKFSYFDASGNRLTGPVPESVVNCRNLRVLDLGANALAGDIPPVIGTLRSLSVLRLAGNAGISGSVPPELGGIEMLVTLDLAGLALTGEIPGSLSQCQFLLELNLSGNKLQGAIPGTLNNLTYLKMLDLHGNQLDGGIPATLGQLTNLDLLDVSQNQLTGPIPPDLGNLSNLKHFNVSFNDLSGMIPSAPVLQNFGPSAFWGNPRLCGSPLNNLCGGHRRLKRLGVSVITVIVAAALILIGVCIVCAMNIKAYTRRGKDEEDGKEEEEVLVSESTPIASPGSNAIIGKLVLFSKSLPSRYEDWEAGTKALLDKDCLVGGGSVGSVYKATFENGLSIAVKKLVTLGRLRDQDEFEHEMGQLGNLSHPNLVAFQGYYWSSSMQLLLSEFMANGSLYDHLHGNRHAFSESSSRGGGGELFWERRFSIALGAARALAYLHHDCRPQILHLNIKSSNIMLDGKYEAKLSDYGLCKLLPILGSIELSRIDTSIGYIAPELASQSLRYSDKSDVFSFGVVLLEIVTGRKPVDSPGVATAVVLRDYVRKVLEDGTASGCFDRSLRGLVEAELVQVLKLGLVCTSNTPSSRPSMAEVVQFLESVRSSS comes from the exons ATGAGGCGCTCCTCCCGGGCCGCGGcttctgcggcggcggcggcggctcttcTGGTGGTGATGGTGCTGCATTGGGCGGGCGGCGCGCGGGTGGAGGCGGCCACGGACGCCGAGCGAAGGATACTGCTCGAGTTCAAGGCCGCCATCACCTCGGACCCGCACGGGGTGCTCGCGTCCTGGACGCCCTCGGGGGACCCATGCTTGGACTTCGCGGGGGTCACCTGCGACACGTCCTCCGGAGCCGTGCAGCGGCTGCGCATCCACGGCGCCGGCATCGCGGGGACGCTCGCGCCCTCGCTCGCGCGGCTGCCGGCGCTCGAGTCCATCTCGCTCTTCGGGAACAGACTCACCGGCGGCGTCCCGCGGAGCTTCAGCGCGCTCGCCCCCACGCTCCACAAGCTCAACCTCAGCCGGAACGCGCTCTCCGGCGAGATCCCGCCGTTCCTTGGCGCGTTCCCGTGGCTCCGCCTGCTCGACCTCTCCTACAACGCCTTCTCCGGCGAGATCCCCGCCGCGCTGTTCGacccctgcctccgcctccgGTACCTCTCGCTCGCGCACAACGACCTCACCGGCCCCGTTCCGCCCGGCATTGCCAATTGCTCGCGGCTCGCCGGGTTCGACTTCTCCTACAACCGCCTATCCGGCGAGCTCCCGGACCGAGTCTGCGCGCCGCCGGAGATGAACTACATGTCCGTCCGAAGCAACTCGCTGTCCGGCGATATAGCCGGCAAGCTCAGCACTTGTGGCAGCATTGATCTCTTCGACGTCGGGAGCAACCAGTTCTCCGGAGCGGCACCCTTTGCCCTTCTCGGACTGGTAAACATCACCTACTTTAAcgtctcctccaatgccttcgACGGCGAAATCCCCAACATTGCAACGTGCGGCAGCAAATTCTCATATTTCGACGCGTCCGGGAACCGGCTCACGGGACCGGTGCCGGAGAGCGTGGTGAATTGCCGCAACCTGAGGGTTTTGGATTTGGGGGCGAATGCTCTTGCTGGAGATATACCACCTGTGATTGGGACACTGCGGTCGCTCTCCGTGCTCCGTCTCGCGGGCAATGCGGGCATTTCCGGTTCAGTCCCTCCCGAGCTTGGAGGAATTGAGATGCTTGTCACACTTGACCTCGCCGGCCTTGCTCTCACAGGAGAGATTCCGGGATCCCTGAGCCAGTGCCAGTTCTTGCTTGAGCT GAACCTGTCCGGCAACAAACTGCAAGGAGCAATCCCAGGCACACTCAACAACCTGACTTACCTCAAGATGCTTGATCTCCACGGCAACCAGCTTGATGGGGGAATTCCGGCGACACTTGGGCAGCTCACAAATCTTGACCTTCTGGACGTTTCGCAGAATCAACTAACTGGGCCAATCCCACCAGACCTTGGGAACCTCTCTAACCTGAAACATTTTAATGTGTCCTTCAATGACCTCTCCGGCATGATCCCTTCTGCACCAGTTTTGCAGAATTTTGGTCCCTCTGCCTTCTGGGGCAACCCCCGTCTGTGCGGCTCTCCGTTGAACAATCTCTGTGGGGGGCACCGGAGGCTGAAACGATTGGGTGTGTCTGTTATAACTGTCATTGTTGCTGCGGCCCTCATACTTATCGGGGTATGTATTGTTTGTGCGATGAACATTAAGGCTTATACAAGAAGGGGTAAAGATGAGGAAGAcgggaaggaagaggaggaggttcTGGTGTCTGAGAGCACACCAATTGCATCTCCAGGCTCAAATGCGATCATCGGAAAATTGGTGCTTTTCAGCAAGAGCTTGCCTTCAAGGTATGAAGATTGGGAGGCAGGAACTAAGGCGCTACTTGACAAAGACTGCCTCGTTGGTGGAGGGTCAGTAGGCTCGGTGTACAAAGCCACCTTCGAAAATGGCCTATCCATTGCTGTGAAGAAATTGGTGACACTCGGGAGGTTGAGAGACCAGGATGAATTTGAGCATGAGATGGGCCAGCTTGGTAACCTCAGCCACCCCAATCTGGTTGCTTTCCAGGGTTACTATTGGTCATCCTCAATGCAATTGCTTCTGTCAGAATTTATGGCCAACGGGAGCTTGTATGACCACCTCCATGGGAACCGTCATGCTTTTTCtgagagcagcagcagaggtggtggaggtgagCTGTTTTGGGAACGGAGGTTCAGCATTGCGCTTGGAGCGGCACGAGCACTTGCTTACCTTCACCATGACTGCCGGCCACAGATCCTGCATCTCAACATCAAGTCCTCCAACATAATGTTAGATGGAAAATACGAGGCCAAGTTGTCTGATTATGGATTGTGTAAACTACTGCCGATTCTAGGAAGCATTGAATTGAGTAGAATTGACACCTCCATTGGGTATATTGCACCGGAGCTAGCATCTCAGAGCTTGAGATATAGCGACAAGAGCGATGTATTTAGCTTTGGGGTGGTTTTGCTTGAGATTGTGACTGGGCGGAAACCAGTAGACAGCCCTGGGGTGGCTACAGCGGTGGTTCTGCGTGATTATGTAAGAAAGGTATTGGAGGATGGAACTGCGTCGGGCTGCTTTGATCGGAGCCTTAGAGGACTTGTTGAAGCCGAATTGGTTCAAGTGCTTAAGTTAGGTCTGGTATGCACTTCCAACACACCATCAAGCCGACCTAGCATGGCAGAGGTGGTGCAGTTCTTGGAGTCTGTTAGAAGTAGTTCGTGA
- the LOC133911483 gene encoding uncharacterized protein LOC133911483: MEGESELPEFNPRERVKQQITVPFLWEVKPGAPKRDWVISKPVPSVFACPSPTKLVASVPFEWEEKPGNPLQEASPFHVLSDHAGFSASSRSLNPFVVESEEEYSLGFDLQAFGFPDNNDTSGAAAWIGGSSRRDGWYSFSDTEDYSSSSGDTSAQESQFPRAPSEKSWEVANDEHRLTKFQFPREPSDKSWEVANDDDQLTNSWSPPRSTVTTLEELMMLSRRLRCGQGLQVDVTKKGLSSMELIKKFLIVCS; encoded by the exons ATGGAGGGGGAGTCTGAACTGCCTGAATTCAACCCTCGGGAACGCGTCAAGCAGCAGATTACAGTCCCGTTTCTCTGGGAGGTGAAACCTGGTGCGCCGAAAAGGGACTGGGTCATTTCCAAGCCTGTGCCATCGGTGTTTGCATGTCCATCCCCGACAAAGCTTGTTGCTAGTGTGCCATTCGAGTGGGAAGAAAAGCCTGGGAATCCTCTACAAGAAGCATCTCCCTTTCATGTGCTATCTGATCATGCTGGCTTTTCAGCATCTTCTCGCTCATTGAACCCTTTTGTGGTCGAAAGCGAGGAGGAATACTCGCTTGGTTTTGATCTACAAGCATTTGGTTTTCCAGACAATAACGACACTTCTGGTGCAGCAGCATGGATTGGTGGCTCCAGCCGTCGTGACGGTTGGTACTCATTTTCAGATACAGAAGATTACAGCAGCTCCAGTGGTGACACTTCAGCTCAAGAGTCTCAGTTTCCCCGAGCACCTTCAGAGAAAAGCTGGGAAGTGGCCAATGATGAGCATCGGCTGACCAAGTTTCAGTTTCCCCGGGAACCTTCAGACAAAAGCTGGGAGGTAGCCAATGACGATGATCAGCTGACCAATTCTTGGAGCCCTCCGAGGAGCACAGTGACGACACTGGAGGAGCTTATGATGCTAAGCCGGAGATTGAGGTGCGGACAAGGGTTGCAAGTTGATGTCACGAAGAAGGGCCTCTCCTCAATG GAGCTCATCAAGAAGTTTTTAATCGTGTGTTCTTAG
- the LOC133911481 gene encoding bZIP transcription factor 29-like, which yields MNGGVGDAHRAALMQQQGMSLPMAMAFVPEPANSKPRPPGLPPTPPQMFGGQRAVAGDVCMEDTGAAGLPPNKAHRRSRSDIPFGYFPPPKVEAGWGHHPGGDADDLFNAYLNLEGLDGLNSSDERHDDGDSRGSSMKTNGADSSENESEECAADSRGGIRLWDDASERREGLKRSAAGEPLARHARSLSMDSLIGKLNFATGEATTEANGIMPGPNRFNLEFGSGEFTPAEMKKIMADEKLAELALADPKRVKRVLANRQSAARSKERKMRYIVELEQKVQILQTEATTLSAQFTLLQRDSAGIATQNNELKFRLQAMEQQAQLRDALNEALTAEVQRLKLATAELGDYCSSNNIAQQIQLNAQDQMFQLQQQHQAAQIPFYQLQAAQQNGAGKNHESKE from the exons ATGAACGGTGGTGTAGGCGATGCGCACAGGGCCGCGCTGATGCAGCAGCAGGGGATGTCTCTGCCGATGGCGATGGCATTTGTGCCCGAGCCGGCCAACTCCAAGCCGAGGCCTCCGGGGCTGCCGCCGACGCCTCCCCAAATGTTCGGCGGGCAGCGCGCCGTGGCGGGCGACGTGTGCATGGAGGACACCGGGGCGGCGGGGCTGCCGCCGAACAAGGCGCACCGGCGCTCCCGCAGCGATATTCCGTTCGGGTACTTCCCGCCGCCCAAGGTGGAGGCCGGCTGGGGCCACCACCCTGGCGGCGACGCCGACGACCTGTTCAACGCGTACCTGAACTTGGAGGGTCTGGACGGGCTCAACTCCTCCGACGAGCGCCACGACGACGGGGACAGCCGCGGGAGCAGCATGAAGACCAACGGCGCCGACAGCAGTGAGAACGAGTCGGAGGAGTGCGCCGCCGACAGCCGCGGCGGGATCCGCCTCTGGGACGACGCCAGTGAGAGGCGGGAGGGCCTCAAGAGGAGCGCCGCTGGGGAGCCGCTGGCCCGGCACGCCAGGAGCCTGTCCATGGATAGCCTCATCGGGAAGCTTAACTTTGCGACCGGCGAAGCGACGACGGAGGCCAACGGCATCATGCCGGGGCCGAACAGGTTCAACCTGGAGTTCGGTAGCGGCGAGTTCACCCCCGCCGAGATGAAGAAGATCATGGCCGACGAGAAGCTGGCCGAGTTGGCGCTCGCCGACCCCAAGCGAGTCAAGAG GGTGCTGGCGAACAGGCAGTCGGCGGCGCGGTCCAAGGAGCGGAAAATGCGCTACATCGTGGAGCTGGAGCAGAAGGTGCAGATCCTGCAGACGGAGGCCACGACTCTCTCCGCGCAGTTCACGCTTCTCCAG CGCGACTCGGCGGGGATCGCGACGCAGAACAACGAGCTCAAGTTCCGGCTGCAGGCCATGGAGCAGCAGGCGCAGCTGCGCGACG CACTGAATGAGGCACTGACAGCCGAAGTCCAACGCCTGAAACTCGCGACTGCAGAGCTCGGCGATTATTGCTCGTCCAACAATATTGCCCAGCAGATTCAGCTCAATGCTCAGGACCAGATGTTTCaactgcagcagcagcatcaggcTGCACAGATACCGTTTTACCAGCTGCAGGCGGCGCAGCAGAACGGCGCAGGGAAGAACCATGAATCAAAAGAATAA